In Candidatus Peregrinibacteria bacterium, a single window of DNA contains:
- a CDS encoding PAS domain S-box protein, giving the protein MTKSFSKTLYQKLIEHMNEAVWMGDKNECTIYANPKFCEIMEYSLKEIIGKESYDFWDKESAETVRKINANDRKNGVSSSYTGTLISKSGKRIPVLLNGTPLPDGGTIGIMTDLTKLEEKDSIYKTLIENMNEAVWMGDKNEHTQYANPKFCEIMGYTLNEILGKESYDFWDENSGKIVQNVNARDRKNGVGSSYQGVLISKTGKRIPVLLNGTPLPDGGTIGIMTDLTELEKKESIFKMLIEHMSEAVYLTDNKARIVYANPGFCTMMEYSLDEVFEKSEYTFWDKESVQKIHDVNSRERKKGQSSHYEGVLVTKHGQEIPVFVSGSPLPDGGTIGICTDLREIQKKEEEKKILSNALQFTTDAIVLFNHSGIVKLWNSGAEMMFGYKKIEIEGKSLQKIFPGKDLSDIFHGQKVLHNFELTGKHKNNTEIFVSATLTSLSHETCDKEGDKCSYLLIARDITNQHKFEEELTIKYQKLKDSYNQFGIIRRQMDYVFELLDVAENASSLKGIADFIVSAIIMLTRVDACVLRKYNPKKDTMDLLACAGVTDAWEGTYSFPLKNTLAEKAFESGIPLKIIDVSKEPKYRTPSLARKHNLCSLLLIPLKYHSQRVGALWLYATPDKKLEIFENEFIEKYAQLVEMILGIIDQKGQN; this is encoded by the coding sequence ATGACAAAATCTTTCTCAAAAACTCTCTATCAGAAACTCATTGAACACATGAATGAAGCTGTGTGGATGGGAGATAAAAATGAATGTACTATATATGCAAACCCAAAATTCTGCGAAATCATGGAATATTCCCTCAAAGAGATAATCGGGAAAGAGTCTTATGATTTCTGGGATAAAGAAAGTGCAGAAACTGTACGGAAAATAAATGCGAATGACAGGAAAAATGGTGTTAGTTCCAGCTACACAGGAACACTTATTTCCAAAAGTGGAAAACGCATTCCTGTGCTTCTGAATGGGACTCCACTCCCTGATGGCGGTACAATCGGCATTATGACGGATCTTACAAAACTTGAAGAAAAGGATTCCATCTACAAAACGCTCATTGAAAATATGAATGAAGCAGTATGGATGGGCGATAAAAATGAACATACTCAATACGCGAATCCAAAATTTTGTGAGATCATGGGATACACTCTTAATGAAATTCTCGGAAAAGAGTCGTATGATTTTTGGGATGAAAATAGTGGAAAAATCGTACAGAACGTGAATGCTCGTGACAGAAAAAATGGTGTTGGTTCAAGCTATCAAGGAGTACTTATTTCAAAAACAGGAAAACGCATTCCTGTTCTTCTAAATGGGACTCCACTCCCTGATGGCGGTACAATCGGCATTATGACGGATCTTACAGAACTCGAGAAAAAAGAATCTATTTTTAAAATGCTTATTGAGCACATGAGTGAAGCCGTGTATTTGACAGATAACAAAGCACGGATTGTGTATGCCAATCCTGGTTTTTGTACAATGATGGAATACTCTCTCGATGAAGTTTTCGAGAAAAGTGAATATACATTTTGGGATAAAGAAAGTGTTCAGAAGATTCATGATGTAAATTCTCGTGAGAGAAAAAAAGGGCAAAGTTCACATTACGAAGGAGTACTCGTCACAAAACATGGGCAAGAAATACCCGTTTTTGTGAGTGGTTCACCTTTGCCAGATGGAGGGACTATTGGTATTTGTACGGATTTGCGAGAAATTCAAAAAAAAGAAGAAGAAAAAAAAATTCTCAGCAATGCTCTTCAATTCACAACTGATGCTATTGTTCTTTTTAATCACTCAGGAATAGTGAAACTTTGGAATAGTGGTGCAGAAATGATGTTTGGTTACAAAAAAATCGAGATTGAGGGAAAATCTCTTCAAAAAATATTCCCGGGAAAAGATCTCTCTGATATTTTTCATGGGCAAAAAGTGCTCCACAATTTCGAACTTACTGGGAAACACAAGAACAACACTGAAATTTTTGTTTCCGCCACGCTCACATCCCTTTCTCATGAAACTTGTGATAAAGAAGGTGACAAATGCTCATATCTCCTTATTGCAAGAGACATAACCAATCAGCATAAGTTTGAGGAAGAACTGACGATAAAATATCAAAAATTAAAAGACTCATATAATCAATTCGGAATTATACGGAGGCAGATGGATTACGTATTTGAACTCCTCGATGTTGCAGAAAATGCTTCTAGTTTAAAAGGAATTGCTGATTTTATTGTGAGTGCCATTATTATGCTGACGAGAGTTGATGCCTGCGTCCTCAGAAAATACAACCCTAAAAAAGATACTATGGATCTCCTTGCATGTGCAGGAGTTACAGATGCTTGGGAAGGCACCTACAGTTTTCCGCTCAAAAATACACTTGCAGAAAAAGCCTTTGAATCTGGAATTCCTCTTAAAATAATAGATGTCAGCAAAGAGCCAAAATATCGAACTCCAAGTCTTGCCAGAAAACACAATCTCTGCTCGCTTCTTCTCATCCCTCTTAAATATCATTCACAACGCGTCGGAGCGCTTTGGCTTTATGCTACTCCAGACAAAAAACTGGAGATTTTTGAAAATGAATTCATCGAGAAGTACGCGCAACTTGTGGAAATGATTTTGGGAATTATTGACCAAAAAGGTCAAAATTAA